Genomic DNA from Haloarcula marina:
CTGTACGAACCGGGCGAAGACCCGCCGTCGTTCCGGGGCGCGCCGGACGAGGGGTCGCCGTACGTCTGGGTGTGTGACGCCTTCTACGAAGTCGAGAGCGGCGGGCAGGTCCAGGCCATCGGTGACCGGGAACTCCGCGTTGCCTTCGAGTCGCCGATGCCCCGCGGATTCGAGACGCGCGAGACGGCCATCGAGGCGGCGAAAGACCACGTCCGGACGCAGTTCGCGCGCCTCGGCGTCGAGGAGGCCGCTGTCGAGGTGACCGTGCTGCAGGTCGAGGAAGCGTAGGTCAGAACACTTCATCGGCCGCGCCCCAGCGGGTGTCGTTGTACTCTTTCTCCCGGTCGGTGTCGAACGCCTGTTCGATGCGGCGAGTGAGTCGTTCGCCGCCCTCGCGGTCGATGCTGGCGAGTTCGTCGGCCTTCGCGACGGCCAGCGGCGGCCCCTTCCGGGCGGCCACGTCGTGGAGAATCTGCCGCGTGAGTCGTTCTCGGCGCTCCTCGTCACTCGTGAACGCGTAGGGCGCTTCCACGCGGAAGACGAGGTCGCTCCGGGGGTCGTAACAGACGAAGAAGGTGACCTCGTACAGTTCGGGGTCCAGCGAGCGCTCGATGCCGAGGGCGTCGCCGTCGGCGGCCATCACGCCGTCGGTTCCGGCCCGCGAGCGGAACCAGTTCGTGCAGGTGAGCGCGTCCGTCAGGAGTTCCCCGTCCTCGTCGCGTCGCTCCAGTACGCGGCGGAAGAACGCGGTGTCGTTGACCCACGGCGCGTTCGTCCGCTTGCGGACCCCGCGGGTCAGCGCCTTCGTCGAGGAGTTCTTGATGAACCCGACCAGCGGCACGTCCCGGTCGACGAACCGCTCGACGAGTTCGACGTAGTTGCCGACGACGGTTTTCGGTTCGTCGCTCTCGTCCAGCAGTTCGGCCAGTTCGGTGTCGCGGTCGGCCCACCGCAACAGGCCCGTCGGATAGAGCGGCCCGTCCAAGATGAACAGGTCCTCGACGGTGTCGGCGTTCAACAGCGCGTGTTCGCTCTCGGCGAGGTAGAGGGCCAGCGCGTGGACGACCCGTTGCTCGAAGCGGTCGACCTTCGGGGCGTCGAGCACCCGGCGGCGGCCGTAGCCGTGGTCGAGGCCCTGCCAGTCGCCGTCGAACGCGATGGTCGCGTCGTTGGAGTGGACGGCCATGATGATGGTCCGACCGCGGTGCAGTTCCACGTCCGACGGCGTCGCGCTCATCGCCGCCTGGGCCACGTCGATGACGAGGCCGTTCTTGAACGTCGTCGGGTTGATGGTCCCCGAGTCGAGGCCGTGTTGCGTGGGGTAGGGCGGCTCCGTGAGCGCGGCATCCTCGATGTCGACCATCCGGCGGCGTTGCTCGCCCATCGGTGCCAGTAGCTCACCCCCGTGCGTGTCGTAGAGCGGGTCCAGAAAGTTCGCCCACACCGTCTCGGCGGCGGCCCCCTGGTCACTCGTCTCGACGGTCTGGCGAACCTGTCTGGCGAGGCTCGCGATGCCGTCGACGTGTACCGGGTCCAGCGTCATGTGCGTGGGTTCGGGGGCGCGAGCATAACTCTGGTGGGGACAGACACAACAGTTAGGAGCGTGCTGTCGGTAGGCCGCCCCATGTGGGAGACAGTCGCCGAAAGAGTGCGCTACCTGCGGGAGCGACGCTGAGATGGTCGTCTTCGACGTGTTGTTCGTCGGCGTCGCCGTCGTCGCCCTCTGGTTCGGGGCCGACCAGTTCGTTACGGGAGCGGCCCGTCTCGCTCGCCGACTCGGCGTCCCGGGGCTGGTCGTCGGCCTCACCGTGGTCGCCTTCGGCACGTCCGCCCCCGAGTTCGCGGTGACGCTGGACGCCGCGCTGGCCGGGCAGACGGACATCTCCGTCGCGAACGTCGTCGGGTCGAACGTCCTCAACCTCGGGTTCATCCTCGGCGGCGTGGCCCTCGTTCGGGCGCTGACGGCGTCGACGGCGCTGCTCCGCCGCGACACCGTCGTCCTCGTCCTCTCGTCGCTCGTCCTCGTAGCGCTCGTCTCCGACGGCCGTCTCACGCGCCTCGAAGGCGGCCTGCTGTTCGGAGCGCTCCTCGTCTATCTCGGCGTCCTCGCTCGCGTCGGCGGCGGAAGCGTCGAACCGGACACCGACCAGCGGTTCCACTGGCCGGACGTGGGTCGCCTCGTCGGCGGCCTCGCACTGGTCGTCGGCGGCGGCCACCTGTTGGTCGTCTCGGCCGTCGACATCGCGCAAGTCGTCGGCGTCTCCGAGTGGGTCATCGGCCTCACCGTCGTCGCCGCGGGCACCTCGCTCCCGGAGTTCGCCACGTCGATGGCGGCGGCCACGCAGGGGCGGACGGGCATCTCCGCGGGGAACCTCGTCGGCAGTTGTATCTTCAACGTTCTGGGCGTCCTCGGACTGGCCGCGGTGGTTCACCCCCTCCCGGTCGCGCCCGTCGGTATCGAGGGAGCGACGTGGCTCCTCGGGACGACGGTGCTGGTGCTCGTCCTCTTTTATACGGAAGAAGTGCTGTCGCGGCTGGAAGGCGGTCTGTTGGTCGTCCTCAACGCCGCGAACTGGGTCGTGAACCTGCTATGATTACTCTTTGCCCGACTCCTCGCGGAGGAGGCGTTCGATGGCCTCGGCGATTTCCTCGTACGAGCTCATCGAGAGGCCGTCGGTGGTGATGAGGATACCCTGGCGCTCCGTCGTGACCCGGAGGAGATAGCCGTTCTCGAAGGCCCGAACCGTGAACTTGTAGTCGCCGAGTTCGGACTCCTGATACGCGTTCTTCGTCTGTTTGTAGCCCTGCCACTCGTGGCCGACGAAGGTGTTCAGGTCGGCGTCCTGTTCTAAGTCCTCGCGGAGGTACAACTGCTCGAAGTTCGCCCGCGTGAAGTACGTGACCGACCGCAGGGAATCCCCGGTCGCCGTCCGCGCCGTCGTGACGATGCTGTCGGCGAGGTCCTCCGAGAGGATGTTTCGTGTCATGCCCATAGGGTGACGGGCCAGCGTCTTAAGGTCGGGGTTCCCGGCGACGGGGTTCGGTCTTCCGGGACGCTCACTCGGTTCGTTCGGCGTCGAGGGCCGCCAGCGCCGCGCCGCCTGGCCCCGGTCCGGCGAGCGCCGCCTAAGCGCTACGGAGCGGTCCGTTCGGTCCGACCGAAGGGCTATTACGCGGGTCGTGCGACCCGCCTAGTATGCAAGTCGGGCTCGTAATCCTCGACGGCTGGGGCCTGAACCCGGACGACGACGTTCGGGACGCGGTGGCCGCCGCCGACACGCCGAACTTCGACCGGTACTGGGACGCAGGCGCACACTCGACGCTGGAGACGCACGGCCGCCGCGTCGGCCTCCCGGAGGGCCAGATGGGCAACTCCGAGGTCGGCCACCTCAACATCGGGGCCGGACGCGTCGTCAAGCAGGACTCCGCCCGCGTCAGCGACAGCATCGCTCGCTCGCGTGGCGAGGTCGCGGCCGACGAGACGGCCGAGGACCCGCCCTTCTTCGAGAACGAGCGGGTTCTGTCGGCCTTCGAGTACGCCGAGGACCACGGCGGCCGCGTCCACTTCATGGGACTGGTCTCGGACGGCGGCGTCCACTCCTATCAGGACCACCTCCACGCGCTCATCGAACTCGCCGACGAGCGAGACGCCGACGCCGTGACCCACGCCTTCACCGACGGCCGCGACACCTCGCCGAAAGGCGGCGAGGGCTACCTCGCAGAACTGGAAGCACACGCCGACGACCACGGGACCGGACGGGTCGCCACCGTAACCGGCCGCTACTACGCGATGGACCGCGACCAGAACTGGGACCGGACACGCCGGGCCTACGACGCCATCGTGAACCGCGAGGCCGACCACACCGCCGCGTCGGCCGTCGCCGCCGCCACCGAGTCCTACGAGCGCGGGGACACCGACGAGTTCGTCGAACCGACGCTCGTCGAGGGCGGGGCCGCCCTCGAAGACGGGGATGCGGTCGTCTTCTTCAACTTCCGGTCGGACCGCGCCCGCCAACTCACGCGGATGCTCGCCGACATCCGGCCGGAGGACTGGGGGGCCGACACCGAACCGCCGGCGACACGGGTCGTCACCATGACCCAGTACGACGCCACGTTCGACCTCCCCATCGCGTTCCCGCCGAACCAACCGCAAGACGTGCTGGGCGAGGTGCTGGCCGACGCCGGGAAGACTCAACTCCGACTCGCCGAGACGGAGAAGTACGCCCACGTCACCTACTTCCTCAACGGCGGCCGCGAGGTGGAGTTCGACGGCGAGGTTCGACACATCGTCGAGAGTCCCGACGTGCCCACCTACGACCTGCAACCCGAGATGAGTGCCCCCGAGGTGACCGACACCGCCATCGGGGTCATCGAGAGCGAGGACCCCGACGCGATGGTGCTCAACTACGCGAACCCGGACATGGTGGGCCACACCGGCGACTTCGAGGCGGCCGTCGAGGCCGTCGAAGCCGTCGACGAGCAGTTGGGGCGACTCGCCGCGGCGATTCAGGCCGCTGGCGGGCACCTCCTCGTCTGTGCCGACCACGGCAACGCCGACAACATGGGGACCGAATCCGACCCCCACACGGCCCACACGACCAATCCCGTCCCGTTCATCTACGTCTCACCGGACGGGACTGCGGGCGGCAAGACGGCCCGCGACGGCGGGACGCTGGCCGACCTCGCGCCGACGATGCTCGCGCTCATGGGCGTCGAGCGACCCGACGCGATGACCGGCACGCCGCTGGTCGAGTAGTCGAGTAGTCGATTCGCCGCCTTCGCGTCGACCGCGCTACGCTGTCCTGAACGCGGAGTGACCGCTACGCCCCGTCCAACCGCGAGAGGTACCGCGGCGGGACGAAATCGGTTGTGAACGTCGCCCGTCCGCGTCGGGTCACGTCGTGAGCGTCGGCCTCCATCGCGGCGGCGTCGACCACCAGCACGACCGGGTCGCTGGCGTGGCGCGCGCCGACTTCGCGGGCCGTCTCCACGTCACCGGAGAGGTGGACCTGCTGGCGACCCATCGGTTTCAAGCCCTCCGTGAGAATCGCGTCGACGTTCCGCGGCGCGGTGCCGTGATACAGCGTCCCGGGCACCGGGTCGTCGCCAGCGTCGAGGGTCACGTCGACAGAGTGGCCGTAGGCCGCGCGAACCCGGTCGGCGTCGCCGTCGCCGCCGGTCCGCTCGAACCGCCCTTTCGGGTCCGTGGCGACCACCGCCGCCAGCGACTCGCGGTCGGCCCAGCCGTACTTTCGCTCGACGGCGGCGACCAGCGAGTCGAACGGCGTCCATCCGGCGTCGTCGAGTCTTATCCCGGCGTCGGCGGGGAAGTGTCGGAGCGCGCCCGAGACGAACTTCGAGAGGCGTCGCCGTCGGTCACCCGAGAGGACGGGGCGGCCCCCTGACGCACAGGCGGGACAGGCCTCGCCCTCGAAGAAACCGTGGTCCTCGCAGATTCGGACGGCGTCGGGCATCACCCTCTCGTGGGTCACTCCGACGGAAAAACGTCCCGCCTATCCGGTCCGGAAGGAGAGGTCCAGCGTCGGCGCGGAGTGGGTCAGCGCCCCCATGGAAATCACGTCGACGCCCGTCGCGGCGTAGTCGGGCACGTCGGCGACGGTGATGCCGCCGCTGGCCTCGGTGAGTGTCTCGCCGTCCGTCGCCGCCACGAGGTCGACGGCACGTTCGGTTTCAGCGACGCTCATGTTGTCCAGCAGGACGATGTCCGCCCCGGCCTCGGCGGCCCGCGGCGCGTCCGCGGGCGTCTCGACTTCCACGTCGAGTTGCGTGGCGAACGACGCGCGCTCGCGGAAGTGCTCGATAGCGCCCGCCAGTCCCATCTCGGCGACGTGGTTGTCCTTGACCATCACCATGTGCGAGAGGTCCAGTCGGTGGGTGTCGCCGCCGCCCGCAACGACGGCGCGCTTCTCCACGCCGCGCAGGCCGGGCGTCGTCTTGCGGGTCGCCGCGATACGCACCGCGTCGTCGACGGTTCGGGCCGCGTCGACGGCCGCCCGCGTCTCCGTGGCGATGCCCGACGCGTGGCCGACGACGTTGACCGCGACCCGCTCTCCGCGCAGGACCTCGCGGGCCGGTCCCGCGACCCGGAGGACCACATCTCCGGCGTCGATTCGGTCGCCGTCGTCTGTTTCGAGGGTCACATCGCAATCCAGATACTCGAAGACGGCACTGGCGGCGTCGAGGCCAGCGACCACGCCGGACTCCTTGGCCACGAGTCGACCCTCGGTGTCGCCGGGGACCTGATTCGTCACGTCGTGGTGGCCCACGTCCTCGCGGAGCCATCGTTCCACGTCGGCGTTCGTAATCATCAGTCCGCCGTTGGCGTCTCCGCGTCGGCCACGAGGTTGTGCGTGCCGACGCTCTCGGTGTTCTCGGTGGCGTGGCGGGCGATCAGTAGCGCCGTGACGCTCGCGTTCCGGAGTTCGTACAGCGAGCGCGAGGTCCGGGTCCGGACGTAGGCGTCGACTTCGCCTTTCAGGCGGCGGAGGAGCGCGAGCGACCGGTTCAGGTCCGCGGGCGTCCGTTCGACGCCGACTTGCTCGTCCATCACGCGACGGAGACGGTGGAACTTCTCGCGGGCGAAGCGGTCCGGGAGGTCCGGGTCCCGGGTCAGCAGGTCCGGGGCCTCGATTGGGTCGGCGTCGTTCCCGGCGGCGTCCGCGCCGGCGCGAAGGCCCCAGACGAGGCCTTCGAGCAGGGACGTGGAGGCGAGTCGGTTCGCGCCGTGGACGCCGGTGCGGGAACACTCGCCGACGGCGTACAACCTATCGAGCGTCGTCCGGCCCCGGTCGTCGACGGCGACGCCGCCACAGAGGAAGTGTTCGGCGGGCGCGACCGGAAT
This window encodes:
- a CDS encoding DUF7113 family protein, yielding MLFIRGTTGGTGLTGTLYEPGEDPPSFRGAPDEGSPYVWVCDAFYEVESGGQVQAIGDRELRVAFESPMPRGFETRETAIEAAKDHVRTQFARLGVEEAAVEVTVLQVEEA
- a CDS encoding DNA double-strand break repair nuclease NurA, whose product is MTLDPVHVDGIASLARQVRQTVETSDQGAAAETVWANFLDPLYDTHGGELLAPMGEQRRRMVDIEDAALTEPPYPTQHGLDSGTINPTTFKNGLVIDVAQAAMSATPSDVELHRGRTIIMAVHSNDATIAFDGDWQGLDHGYGRRRVLDAPKVDRFEQRVVHALALYLAESEHALLNADTVEDLFILDGPLYPTGLLRWADRDTELAELLDESDEPKTVVGNYVELVERFVDRDVPLVGFIKNSSTKALTRGVRKRTNAPWVNDTAFFRRVLERRDEDGELLTDALTCTNWFRSRAGTDGVMAADGDALGIERSLDPELYEVTFFVCYDPRSDLVFRVEAPYAFTSDEERRERLTRQILHDVAARKGPPLAVAKADELASIDREGGERLTRRIEQAFDTDREKEYNDTRWGAADEVF
- a CDS encoding sodium:calcium antiporter encodes the protein MVVFDVLFVGVAVVALWFGADQFVTGAARLARRLGVPGLVVGLTVVAFGTSAPEFAVTLDAALAGQTDISVANVVGSNVLNLGFILGGVALVRALTASTALLRRDTVVLVLSSLVLVALVSDGRLTRLEGGLLFGALLVYLGVLARVGGGSVEPDTDQRFHWPDVGRLVGGLALVVGGGHLLVVSAVDIAQVVGVSEWVIGLTVVAAGTSLPEFATSMAAATQGRTGISAGNLVGSCIFNVLGVLGLAAVVHPLPVAPVGIEGATWLLGTTVLVLVLFYTEEVLSRLEGGLLVVLNAANWVVNLL
- a CDS encoding DUF7522 family protein — encoded protein: MTRNILSEDLADSIVTTARTATGDSLRSVTYFTRANFEQLYLREDLEQDADLNTFVGHEWQGYKQTKNAYQESELGDYKFTVRAFENGYLLRVTTERQGILITTDGLSMSSYEEIAEAIERLLREESGKE
- the gpmI gene encoding 2,3-bisphosphoglycerate-independent phosphoglycerate mutase codes for the protein MQVGLVILDGWGLNPDDDVRDAVAAADTPNFDRYWDAGAHSTLETHGRRVGLPEGQMGNSEVGHLNIGAGRVVKQDSARVSDSIARSRGEVAADETAEDPPFFENERVLSAFEYAEDHGGRVHFMGLVSDGGVHSYQDHLHALIELADERDADAVTHAFTDGRDTSPKGGEGYLAELEAHADDHGTGRVATVTGRYYAMDRDQNWDRTRRAYDAIVNREADHTAASAVAAATESYERGDTDEFVEPTLVEGGAALEDGDAVVFFNFRSDRARQLTRMLADIRPEDWGADTEPPATRVVTMTQYDATFDLPIAFPPNQPQDVLGEVLADAGKTQLRLAETEKYAHVTYFLNGGREVEFDGEVRHIVESPDVPTYDLQPEMSAPEVTDTAIGVIESEDPDAMVLNYANPDMVGHTGDFEAAVEAVEAVDEQLGRLAAAIQAAGGHLLVCADHGNADNMGTESDPHTAHTTNPVPFIYVSPDGTAGGKTARDGGTLADLAPTMLALMGVERPDAMTGTPLVE
- a CDS encoding RNA 2'-phosphotransferase, with protein sequence MPDAVRICEDHGFFEGEACPACASGGRPVLSGDRRRRLSKFVSGALRHFPADAGIRLDDAGWTPFDSLVAAVERKYGWADRESLAAVVATDPKGRFERTGGDGDADRVRAAYGHSVDVTLDAGDDPVPGTLYHGTAPRNVDAILTEGLKPMGRQQVHLSGDVETAREVGARHASDPVVLVVDAAAMEADAHDVTRRGRATFTTDFVPPRYLSRLDGA
- the nadC gene encoding carboxylating nicotinate-nucleotide diphosphorylase; the encoded protein is MITNADVERWLREDVGHHDVTNQVPGDTEGRLVAKESGVVAGLDAASAVFEYLDCDVTLETDDGDRIDAGDVVLRVAGPAREVLRGERVAVNVVGHASGIATETRAAVDAARTVDDAVRIAATRKTTPGLRGVEKRAVVAGGGDTHRLDLSHMVMVKDNHVAEMGLAGAIEHFRERASFATQLDVEVETPADAPRAAEAGADIVLLDNMSVAETERAVDLVAATDGETLTEASGGITVADVPDYAATGVDVISMGALTHSAPTLDLSFRTG